The Gopherus evgoodei ecotype Sinaloan lineage chromosome 8, rGopEvg1_v1.p, whole genome shotgun sequence genome includes a region encoding these proteins:
- the LOC115656130 gene encoding exocyst complex component 1-like: MSLQDIVFRPKREKLVHVLELSMPSTVQGEERFYLCVTVTREKDVKIIYLITVEEKTSIQYKIDCMWLLKDLTLIDGKEAMQDYPKFDMHFEHVYSWEAFSTAAKYAFTRCIRKMSKIHYRRDIEFVNFDDDYLSDAGLFQVSEDTMLALKLCIQILNCACLLGCL, translated from the exons ATGAGCCTCCAAGACATTGTTTTCAGACCTAAAAGAGAGAAGCTTGTGCATGTCTTGGAGTTATCAATGCCTTCCACTGTGCAGGGAGAGGAGCGATTTTATCTGTGCGTTACAG TTACCAGAGAAAAAGATGTGAAAATCATCTATTTGATCACTGTGGAGGAGAAGACAAGCATTCAGTACAAAATCGATTGTATGTGGCTGCTGAAAGATCTAACCTTGATAGATGGAAAAGAGGCCATGCAA GATTACCCGAAATTTGACATGCATTTTGAACATGTTTATAGCTGGGAAGCCTTCAGCACTGCAGCCAAATATGCGTTTACACGGTGCATACGGAAAATGAGCAAAATTCACTACAGAAGGGACATTGAGTTTGTGAATTTTGACGACGATTATTTAAGCGACGCTGGACTCTTCCAAGTATCTGAAGATACGATGCTTGCCTTGAAACTTTGTATACAGATTTTGAACTGTGCGTGCCTTTTGGGCTGCTTATAG